The following is a genomic window from Desulfofarcimen acetoxidans DSM 771.
CAAGATCTATGTGAACAGTTGGGGTTACGTCACGGGTGCCAATACCGGAGCCAATAACACCTATTGCCTGGATGCCGGGGACGGGCATGAGATTTGGCACCAGCAGGGGCTTGAAAAACAAACCTGCGGTTCACCGAGTGTAGGAGGTGGCAAGGTCTTTGTTGCCACCTATGATTTTTACGGAATGGGAGAACTGGCAGCTCTGGATGCCGGGGACGGTCACATTATCTGGGGGCCTATAACCATACAGCGTACAGATACGACGCCGGCCTATGCTGACGGCAAGCTTTACCTCTGCGGAGGCTGCGCCGGTTATTCCGATCAGGAAACCTATTGCTTTGATGCGGAAACCGGCAACCAGATCTGGAAGCAGTCGGATCTGGGGAACTGGACCTGCTCGGTAGCGGTTGCTGACAACAAGGTCTTTGTCGGTAAGGCCGGAGAATTTTTTGATTATACCGGTGTGTATGCACTGGATGTTGCAGACGGTCATGTTGTATGGAGTTCCGACAAGGGAGGTGCCTCCCCAGTGGTGGCGGATGGCAAGGTCTTCAGCTTAAGCGGCGGTATAGTTTATGCCTTTGGCTCCGCTTCGGCTTCTGTTTCGGTAACCGGAGTATCCCTTGACAAGACTGCCGATACCATTCCGGTGGGCGGCACTGATACTTTGACGGCGACGATTGCACCGGCCAATGCCAGCAACCAGGGTATCACCTGGGCTTCCGACAACGAGACAGTGGCCACAGTGGATGCCGCTGGCAAAGTGACAGCCGTGTCCACCGGTACTGCCAATATCACCGTCACCACGACAGACGGGGGCTTTACCGCTGCTTGCCTGGTTACCGTTACTTCAGGCGGTGGTTCCGGCAATGATCTGAACGGTGACGGAATCGTAAATGTGGTAGATTTGATTTTGATCGGCCAGCGTTTTGGTGACAGCGATGTTCCCGGTTGGATAAATCTAGATGTTAACCGGGATGGCAAGGTGGATATATTGGATATGGTTCTGGTTGCTCAGAACTTTACCTCATAGGAAAAGTATAAAACTTAGGTCTGGAAGCAGCAGTGCTTTCAGGTAGTAGCCAGGTTTTTTATAAGATGGATTTATAAAGGGCCGGCTAATCTACGGAGGGGAGCTAGGATGTCTAAAAAGAGGATTTTACTTCTATTTTTTGCACTTTTGTTTGTTTGCCTGCTGATTCCGGTTGCGGGATGGGCCGCCGGAGGCACATGGCCGCAGTTTCAAAATGATCTCTACAATGATGGACTGACCACTGATTCGGCTCCGCTGAGCAGCGCTTCTGTAGCCTGGCAGCAGCAGGTTGGGAACACCTCTATGGCGGGCATTAACCATACCCCCCTGGTTGCCGGGGGCAGTGTTTTTGCCATGGATGCATTTGGAAAGTTATGGTCATTTGATATGAAAACAGGGACTGAGAAATGGTCCACTCAATTGAGCTGCTCTATAAAGCAATTTCAACTTTCCACGCCGGCCTATGACAGCGGCAAGCTGTATGCGGCCACCAACGATGGGCATGTTTATGCTCTGGACGCCGGCAGCGGGAGTATTTTGTGGGATATACCGCTGCAGTTGGCATCAAAGTACAGCCAACTGAACACGCCGGTTAAGTATGTTGACGGGAAGATTTACATTGGAGCCTGGAATCCTGATTCCGCTTCTAACGAGTTTTATTATTGCCTGGATGCTGTTACCGGTGCTCCGGGAATTGGCGGTCAGTACCAGATGCAGAATTCGGCTTGCGGAGGTGGATATTACTGGACCGGCGCTTGTATTGTGGGTAAGTACATGATTTTTGGTTCCGAGCGGTCGACACTTACCTGTCTTGATAAAGATACCGGTGCCTTGATTTCTTCCGTGAGTCTGAAGGTATACAGCAGCGGAGCCAAGGAAATACGCTCCTCCGTAAGCTATGATTCCACAACAGGCATGGTCTTTCTGACTGATCAGGGCGGTAATTGCTGGTCCTTTAAATTCGACTCGGACAGCGGTAATCTGATCTATCTGTGGAACAAGACTATTGATAAAACCAGCACTTCGACCCCGGCGGTATATGACGGCAAGCTTTACGTGGGCAGCGGAACCTATGCTTCCAGGGGCGGTCTTTACTGTCTGGACGAGCAGACAGGAAGCGAGCTTTGGAACTTCATGCCCACCGGTGACGGGGAAGTTTCGGTACCGGGCGTACAGGCATCACCTGCAATAGCCGTGCAAAATGGAACCCCGTACATTTATTTTGCCTCAATTTGTGAGAATTCTCTGGTTTATTGCCTGGATCAAAACGGTAATCAAGTCTGGCAGTTTGCCGTTCCCAATTATACTTACACTACTACCAGCATCGCCGTGGCTGATGGTTGGTTGTATTTGGGCAATGACTACGGGTGGTTGTATGCTTTAAAGGGAACAGCAGTTCCGGTCACGGGAGTTTCTCTTAACAAAACCACCGACACCATTACTGTCGGAGCAACAGACACGCTCATAGCCAATATCGCTCCGGTTAATGCCACAAATCAGAGCGTGACCTGGGTTTCTGACAATACTGCAGCAGCTGCCGTGGATCAGAGCGGAAAGGTTACGGCGGTGGCTCAGGGGACAGCCAATGTTACTGCTACCACGGCGGACGGTGGTTATACAGCAACTTGTGTTGTAACAGTCACCGGTGGTGGTGGCGGTGGCGGCTCATCGACAACGAGCAAGGTGAATCTTGTCATTAAAGATAAAAACGGAAGTACTCGCTTTAATAACAATATAAGTGTTCAGGCGGGAGATACCGTTATGGATGTCTTATTTGCCGCGGCAGAGAAGGATTCGGCTATCGATCCCCAGGTGGAATGGGAAAACGCCTACATTATGGGGGGTTATGTATGGAGCATCTACGGTGTGGAAAGTCCCTGGGGGAAAATGTCTGAAGGATGGGTATTTCAGGTAAACGGTGTCATGTCAAATAAAGGTGCGGCCAAATATATCGTCAGCGATGGCGACAACATTTTATGGGAATGGAGTGCAATGGAACCGGTTACGGGAATTACTCTGGACAAGACCAGCAGCACTGTCAATGTGGGCGGCACTGTCCAATTGAATGCCAATATTAAACCAGCAAATGCCTCCAATAGGAGTATTAACTGGACCTCCGACAACACTGCAGTAGCTACCGTCGATAGTGACGGCAAGGTTACCGGCGTGTCCGCCGGCTCCGCCAAAATCACTGCCGCCACTGCTGACGGCGGTTATAAGGCGACCTGTGTGGTTACTGTTCAGGCCGCAGCCGGAGGATCGGCCTCAACGACAGGGTCAGGAATAAGCTTGAACAAGACCACTGACACGATTAAAATTGGAGCCACAGATCAATTGACAGTGACGATCTCTGCAACCGGTGTTTCAGATCAGGATATCAAATGGGCATCCGACAATACCACAGTGGCTACCGTCGATAGCAAGGGCATGGTTACCGGAGTTTCCGTCGGTACCGCTAAAATCACCGCCGCAACGGCAGACGGCAGATATACAGCGACTTGTGTGGTTACTGTTCAGTCTGTTGAGCCGGCGCAGCAGGTTCAACAGACCGTTCAGCCGCAATCTCAAACTCAATCCCAGTCTGCAGTTGCATTTGAAGACCTGCAGGCAGGCTATTGGGCCAGGGAAGCTATTGAATATATGGTTGCCGGAGGTTATCTGAAGGGATATGAGGATGGTACTTTCAGGCCTGATCAGCCCATAACCAGGGCGGAATTTACTGCTTTAACGGTGAAAGTAATGGGTTTGCAGGAAGCAGATGGCAGAGACATATTTAAGGATGTGCATTCCGGTGACTGGTATTACGATATTGTGAACATCGCCTTTACACATGATTTGGTTTCCGGCTACGGGGATGGCATGTTTGGCCCTAACGAACCGGTTACCCGGGAACAGGTAGTGTCAATGATCAGCCGTGTTTTAGCGCAAAAAGAGGGCCAGCAGAAGGAGACAGCAGTAAAAGATGAAATATTGCAGCAATTCAATGATGCCGGGGAGATTTCCGATTGGGCCCGGCCTGCTGTGGCCATAGTGATCAACAAGGGTATAGTCAATGGATATGAAGACGGTACCTTCAGGCCGAATTCGCCCGCTACCAGGGCCGAATGTGTAGTAATGCTCAGAAAGTTGCTGCCCTAGTGTTTATAACAATCAGGGCAATGGCATCCGAAAAAATATAGTATTGATATGGCAGAGGTTGTAGGGGTTATATAATATTTGGATATTCCTTGCAACCCTGTAATTTGTAGTATACCTATCATGGATGCGATTGTCCTGAATATAATAAATTTAAACTGCACAGTTACTGTTCAAACAAAGAGGTGATTTAGTTTTCGAGCATGTCGAAAGAGACTCCAACCACTTTCTATGGGGTGATGCAAATGAATAGAATGCTGTGCCGGTTTTTACTGCTGGGAATATTCCTTCTTCTCTTTACTTGGGGAGTCGACAGGGCGCAGGCTGCCGTTGGAGGGGATTGGTTGCAATTTCAGGGGAACGAGCAGCGGGTGGGCCAGATCGAT
Proteins encoded in this region:
- a CDS encoding Ig-like domain-containing protein, with translation MSKKRILLLFFALLFVCLLIPVAGWAAGGTWPQFQNDLYNDGLTTDSAPLSSASVAWQQQVGNTSMAGINHTPLVAGGSVFAMDAFGKLWSFDMKTGTEKWSTQLSCSIKQFQLSTPAYDSGKLYAATNDGHVYALDAGSGSILWDIPLQLASKYSQLNTPVKYVDGKIYIGAWNPDSASNEFYYCLDAVTGAPGIGGQYQMQNSACGGGYYWTGACIVGKYMIFGSERSTLTCLDKDTGALISSVSLKVYSSGAKEIRSSVSYDSTTGMVFLTDQGGNCWSFKFDSDSGNLIYLWNKTIDKTSTSTPAVYDGKLYVGSGTYASRGGLYCLDEQTGSELWNFMPTGDGEVSVPGVQASPAIAVQNGTPYIYFASICENSLVYCLDQNGNQVWQFAVPNYTYTTTSIAVADGWLYLGNDYGWLYALKGTAVPVTGVSLNKTTDTITVGATDTLIANIAPVNATNQSVTWVSDNTAAAAVDQSGKVTAVAQGTANVTATTADGGYTATCVVTVTGGGGGGGSSTTSKVNLVIKDKNGSTRFNNNISVQAGDTVMDVLFAAAEKDSAIDPQVEWENAYIMGGYVWSIYGVESPWGKMSEGWVFQVNGVMSNKGAAKYIVSDGDNILWEWSAMEPVTGITLDKTSSTVNVGGTVQLNANIKPANASNRSINWTSDNTAVATVDSDGKVTGVSAGSAKITAATADGGYKATCVVTVQAAAGGSASTTGSGISLNKTTDTIKIGATDQLTVTISATGVSDQDIKWASDNTTVATVDSKGMVTGVSVGTAKITAATADGRYTATCVVTVQSVEPAQQVQQTVQPQSQTQSQSAVAFEDLQAGYWAREAIEYMVAGGYLKGYEDGTFRPDQPITRAEFTALTVKVMGLQEADGRDIFKDVHSGDWYYDIVNIAFTHDLVSGYGDGMFGPNEPVTREQVVSMISRVLAQKEGQQKETAVKDEILQQFNDAGEISDWARPAVAIVINKGIVNGYEDGTFRPNSPATRAECVVMLRKLLP
- a CDS encoding PQQ-binding-like beta-propeller repeat protein — translated: MLRVKMKLTGLLFFLIMVLILPAAGYAAGSDWPQFHNSANSAGYSTSAAPNTNNLLWASENIGASISSSPVIAGGKVYVYGCPSSDGFSASKSSIVCLDETTGDKIWETAIDKSKWGSWSSPAYDNGKIFIGSGSKAFCLDATSGTILWSYPMHLDVVNGSPRVVDGKAFFTDWDPNHGGISYIYCLDANGGSRIWEHQLVGDSQSTPAYCDGKIYVNSWGYVTGANTGANNTYCLDAGDGHEIWHQQGLEKQTCGSPSVGGGKVFVATYDFYGMGELAALDAGDGHIIWGPITIQRTDTTPAYADGKLYLCGGCAGYSDQETYCFDAETGNQIWKQSDLGNWTCSVAVADNKVFVGKAGEFFDYTGVYALDVADGHVVWSSDKGGASPVVADGKVFSLSGGIVYAFGSASASVSVTGVSLDKTADTIPVGGTDTLTATIAPANASNQGITWASDNETVATVDAAGKVTAVSTGTANITVTTTDGGFTAACLVTVTSGGGSGNDLNGDGIVNVVDLILIGQRFGDSDVPGWINLDVNRDGKVDILDMVLVAQNFTS